The following proteins come from a genomic window of Mesorhizobium sp. 131-2-1:
- a CDS encoding sarcosine oxidase subunit alpha gives MSNYRVSGKGRVDHNRPVRFIFNGENFEGRQGDTLASALLANGVHLIGRSFKYHRPRGFLSAGSEEPNALVGVNRGVGRAEPNTRATVLEVFEGLNTVSQNHWPSLKRDVGAINDPLYMLFSAGFYYKTFMWPKSFWNKVYEPIIRGAAGLGKSPTVPDPDTYASRYAHCDVLVVGSGPAGLAAALEAGRSGAKIILVDEGPEFGGSLLGEPDVEINHLSAWDWVVETSVALAAMKNVTLLNRTTAIGYYHQNFVGLCQRLTDHLSELPDGAPRERLWKVRAKQVVLAQGSIEKPLVFDGNDRPGVMLAGSARVYLNRYGVKVGNRPMVVTSHDSAWLAAFDMAQAGAKVAAIVDIRARVPDHFVKRARALGIETLCGWTISGTKGRHRVSSVRVNPVSASGQVGPARTIACDALLMSGGWTPSVHLFSHTKGKLDWNEERQMFLPGARTEDSRCAGAGNGKFGLKECLVEGASAGAAAAIDAGFSAIAGSYAVEGEVLCTGVSNRELPSDKNASWAKAFVDFQNDVTAKDIRLAVREGFKSIEHIKRYTTTGMATDQGKTSNMNGLSIASDAVKRPSPSVGLTTFRPPYTPTTFGAFAGYNRGELFEVTRKTAIDSWAEENGAAYEPVSLWRRAWYFPKQGEDMHQAVARECRATRQSLGMFDASTLGKIEIVGPDAAEFMNRMYTNAWTKLAPGRLRYGLLLGEDGFIRDDGVIGRLSTDRFHVTTTTGGAARVLAMMEDYLQTEWPDLKVWLTSTTEQWAVIALNGPNARKLIEPLVEGIDLTNEAFPHMSVAEGKICGVPTRLFRVSFTGELGFEVNVPARYGRAVWEALYDTGRKYGITPYGTETMHVLRAEKGYIIVGQDTDGTVTPDDASLAWAIGKTKPDFVGKRSLARPDMLMADRKQLVGLLTSDPKTVLEEGAQIVFDPNQKVPMRMAGHVTSSYWSETLGRSIALAIVEGGRAKEGQTIHVPMPDITHEAEIVGMVFVDPENKRLNA, from the coding sequence ATGAGCAACTATCGCGTATCCGGCAAGGGCCGCGTCGATCACAACCGGCCGGTCCGCTTCATTTTCAATGGCGAGAACTTCGAGGGCCGCCAGGGCGACACGCTCGCCTCGGCGCTGCTCGCCAACGGCGTTCATCTCATCGGCCGCTCGTTCAAGTATCACCGCCCGCGCGGCTTCCTCTCCGCCGGATCGGAAGAGCCGAATGCGCTTGTCGGGGTCAATCGCGGCGTCGGCCGGGCAGAGCCCAACACGCGGGCAACCGTGCTGGAAGTCTTCGAAGGGCTGAACACTGTCAGCCAGAACCACTGGCCGTCGCTGAAACGCGATGTCGGCGCCATCAACGATCCGCTCTACATGCTGTTTTCGGCAGGCTTCTACTACAAGACGTTCATGTGGCCGAAGTCTTTCTGGAACAAGGTCTACGAGCCGATCATCCGGGGTGCCGCCGGTCTCGGCAAGTCGCCCACGGTTCCCGATCCGGACACCTATGCCAGCCGCTATGCGCATTGCGACGTGCTGGTGGTCGGCTCAGGTCCTGCTGGTCTTGCGGCAGCTCTGGAAGCGGGAAGGAGCGGCGCCAAGATCATCCTTGTCGACGAGGGTCCTGAATTCGGCGGCTCGTTGCTCGGCGAGCCGGATGTGGAAATCAACCACCTGTCGGCATGGGACTGGGTGGTGGAGACAAGCGTCGCCCTTGCCGCGATGAAGAACGTCACGCTGCTGAACCGCACCACCGCTATCGGCTATTATCACCAGAACTTCGTCGGCTTGTGCCAGCGCCTTACCGATCATCTTTCCGAACTGCCGGACGGCGCGCCGCGCGAGCGGCTGTGGAAGGTGCGTGCAAAGCAGGTCGTGCTCGCGCAAGGGTCGATCGAAAAGCCGCTGGTGTTCGACGGCAACGACAGGCCGGGTGTTATGCTGGCCGGCTCGGCCCGCGTCTATCTCAATCGTTACGGCGTCAAGGTCGGCAACCGGCCAATGGTCGTCACCTCGCACGACTCGGCTTGGCTCGCCGCTTTCGATATGGCCCAGGCTGGCGCAAAGGTTGCAGCGATCGTGGACATCCGCGCCCGGGTTCCGGACCACTTCGTCAAGCGCGCCAGGGCTTTGGGCATCGAAACGCTGTGCGGCTGGACCATAAGCGGCACCAAGGGCCGCCACCGCGTCAGCTCCGTGAGGGTCAATCCGGTCAGCGCCAGCGGCCAGGTCGGTCCGGCCAGAACGATCGCCTGCGACGCGCTACTAATGTCGGGCGGCTGGACGCCGAGTGTCCATCTGTTTTCACACACCAAGGGCAAGCTCGACTGGAACGAGGAGCGGCAGATGTTCCTGCCGGGCGCGCGCACTGAAGACAGCCGGTGCGCCGGCGCCGGCAATGGCAAATTCGGTCTGAAAGAGTGTTTGGTGGAAGGCGCTTCGGCGGGAGCCGCGGCGGCGATCGATGCCGGCTTCAGCGCAATCGCCGGTTCCTATGCGGTGGAAGGCGAGGTGCTCTGCACTGGCGTCAGCAACCGCGAACTGCCGTCAGACAAGAACGCGTCCTGGGCCAAGGCCTTTGTCGACTTCCAGAACGATGTGACCGCCAAGGACATTCGCCTTGCCGTCCGCGAAGGGTTCAAGTCGATCGAGCACATCAAGCGCTACACCACCACCGGCATGGCGACCGACCAGGGCAAGACGTCGAATATGAACGGCCTCTCTATCGCGTCGGACGCGGTTAAGCGACCATCGCCGTCGGTAGGGCTGACCACTTTCCGCCCGCCCTACACGCCAACCACCTTCGGCGCCTTCGCCGGTTACAATCGCGGCGAACTGTTCGAGGTAACGCGCAAGACGGCGATCGACAGCTGGGCTGAGGAGAACGGCGCGGCCTACGAGCCGGTGTCGCTGTGGCGGCGCGCCTGGTATTTCCCCAAGCAGGGCGAGGATATGCACCAGGCCGTGGCGCGGGAATGCCGGGCGACGCGCCAGTCGCTCGGCATGTTCGACGCTTCGACGCTCGGCAAGATCGAAATCGTCGGTCCGGATGCGGCCGAGTTCATGAACCGCATGTATACCAACGCCTGGACCAAGCTGGCGCCGGGACGGCTGCGCTATGGCCTGCTGCTCGGCGAGGACGGCTTCATCCGCGATGACGGCGTCATCGGCCGGCTTTCGACGGACCGCTTCCATGTCACGACCACGACCGGCGGCGCCGCGCGGGTGCTCGCCATGATGGAGGATTATCTGCAGACCGAATGGCCCGATCTGAAGGTCTGGCTGACCTCGACAACGGAACAATGGGCGGTGATCGCGCTGAACGGGCCGAACGCCCGCAAGCTTATCGAGCCGCTGGTCGAAGGCATCGATCTCACCAACGAGGCGTTCCCCCATATGTCGGTCGCCGAGGGCAAGATCTGCGGCGTGCCGACCAGGCTGTTCCGCGTCTCCTTCACCGGCGAACTCGGCTTCGAGGTCAACGTGCCGGCGCGCTATGGCCGCGCTGTCTGGGAAGCGCTGTACGACACCGGCCGCAAATACGGCATCACGCCCTATGGCACCGAGACAATGCACGTGCTGCGTGCCGAGAAGGGCTACATCATCGTCGGCCAGGACACCGACGGCACGGTGACGCCGGATGATGCGAGCCTTGCCTGGGCCATCGGCAAGACCAAGCCGGATTTCGTCGGCAAGCGCTCGCTCGCCCGCCCCGACATGCTCATGGCCGACCGCAAGCAACTGGTCGGGCTGCTGACGAGCGATCCCAAGACCGTGCTGGAGGAGGGGGCTCAGATCGTCTTCGACCCGAACCAGAAGGTGCCGATGAGGATGGCTGGTCACGTCACCTCGTCCTACTGGAGCGAGACACTCGGACGCTCGATCGCACTCGCAATCGTCGAGGGCGGGCGGGCGAAGGAAGGCCAGACCATTCATGTGCCGATGCCGGACATCACCCACGAAGCTGAGATCGTGGGCATGGTGTTCGTCGATCCGGAAAACAAGCGCCTGAACGCCTAG
- a CDS encoding extracellular solute-binding protein, giving the protein MTIKKSLSNGSTRRDFLKGATILGGGVLAMPFVSRLAFAEPVELTMLAWYGHAEPDVVAEFEAANNVKFKPKYYTGGDNMLGLIAQSPPGTFDVILSDAEYVQQLNAAGYIEKLDPADYPFDEFFPEFQHFPGHWQGNDLYSVITRFGFLGVAYNTEAITEKEASTYNVYWADKLKGKVGHFDWHLPNLGQMSLLNGNASPYDINDAAWSKVQEKTKSLRPQIGGFFDYGGTFSSLQNGQMLAMAGIGDWITGALEKGGATVRTVIPEEGGLQFTESFSIGKGSQKADLAKKWIQYITSAKGQVKSANMVAYPCLIPNKKGWELLATETPAEAKRQGMLLNQSNVMDMIRNGRIKYRQLPVQQSLEDWNDFWSEYKGS; this is encoded by the coding sequence ATGACAATCAAAAAAAGCTTGTCCAACGGCAGCACGCGCCGCGACTTTCTAAAGGGTGCAACCATTCTGGGTGGCGGCGTTCTGGCAATGCCATTTGTAAGCCGGCTAGCTTTCGCCGAGCCGGTCGAACTCACTATGCTCGCTTGGTATGGCCATGCCGAGCCCGACGTGGTCGCCGAGTTCGAAGCCGCCAACAACGTCAAGTTCAAGCCGAAATACTATACTGGCGGCGACAACATGCTCGGTCTGATCGCGCAATCGCCTCCGGGAACCTTCGATGTCATCCTGTCCGATGCCGAGTATGTGCAGCAGCTCAACGCGGCCGGCTACATCGAGAAGCTCGATCCCGCCGACTACCCGTTCGATGAATTCTTCCCCGAATTCCAGCATTTTCCAGGGCACTGGCAGGGCAACGACCTCTATTCGGTCATCACCCGTTTCGGGTTCCTCGGTGTGGCCTATAACACCGAGGCGATCACCGAGAAGGAAGCCTCGACCTACAATGTCTACTGGGCCGACAAGCTCAAGGGCAAGGTCGGCCATTTCGATTGGCATCTGCCCAATCTCGGCCAGATGAGTCTGCTCAACGGCAACGCCTCGCCCTATGACATTAACGATGCGGCCTGGAGCAAGGTGCAGGAAAAAACGAAATCGCTGCGTCCGCAGATCGGCGGCTTCTTCGACTATGGCGGCACCTTCTCGTCGCTTCAAAATGGCCAGATGCTGGCCATGGCGGGCATCGGCGACTGGATCACCGGGGCGCTGGAAAAGGGCGGCGCCACGGTGCGCACCGTCATTCCGGAAGAGGGTGGCTTGCAGTTCACCGAATCCTTCTCGATCGGCAAAGGCTCGCAGAAGGCCGATCTGGCGAAGAAATGGATCCAGTACATCACCTCGGCCAAGGGCCAGGTGAAGTCGGCCAACATGGTGGCCTATCCCTGCCTCATCCCGAACAAGAAGGGCTGGGAACTCCTGGCCACTGAAACGCCGGCTGAGGCCAAGCGCCAAGGCATGCTGCTCAACCAAAGCAATGTGATGGACATGATTCGCAACGGGCGCATCAAATACCGTCAGTTGCCGGTTCAGCAGAGCCTTGAAGATTGGAACGACTTCTGGTCCGAATACAAGGGATCGTAA
- a CDS encoding ABC transporter permease — protein MSDFNRNPLIDWALKLYILLAFAFIFAPIAASFVFSLNVDRFPSLPLGGFSTVWYEAVYADPLVWEGLRNTLVVGAVVSVVATALGFGAAYTDFRYKFFGKPFYLALALLPPTIPVVILGLAMLAFLSNVSLSGQVHSVIIAHVVMCAPFAMAICRLRLSQMDPSLEAAAWNLGASEWMAMRHVIVPFCRPALFAALFITMAVSFDEFAVSWFVSGLHETLPVKVLGFLQGQVSPRINVIGTFVFLASMTLVILAQILLMKRSAVPKAGGSAPELVP, from the coding sequence ATGAGTGACTTCAACCGCAATCCGCTAATCGACTGGGCGCTGAAGCTCTATATCTTGCTGGCCTTCGCCTTTATCTTCGCGCCGATCGCCGCGAGCTTCGTCTTCTCCTTGAACGTCGACCGTTTTCCGTCCTTGCCGCTAGGCGGTTTCTCGACCGTCTGGTACGAGGCGGTCTATGCCGATCCTCTTGTCTGGGAGGGGTTGCGCAACACCCTGGTCGTCGGCGCCGTCGTATCGGTCGTCGCCACGGCGCTCGGCTTTGGCGCCGCCTACACCGACTTTCGCTACAAATTCTTCGGCAAGCCGTTCTACCTGGCGCTGGCGCTATTGCCGCCAACCATTCCGGTCGTCATCCTCGGCCTAGCAATGCTCGCATTCTTGTCCAATGTCAGCCTGTCCGGACAGGTCCATTCGGTGATCATCGCCCATGTGGTAATGTGCGCTCCCTTCGCCATGGCGATCTGCCGGCTGCGCCTGTCGCAGATGGATCCATCGCTGGAAGCCGCAGCCTGGAACCTTGGCGCGTCGGAATGGATGGCGATGCGGCATGTCATCGTGCCGTTCTGCCGGCCTGCCCTCTTCGCGGCGCTGTTTATCACAATGGCGGTGTCGTTCGACGAATTCGCAGTATCGTGGTTCGTATCCGGACTGCACGAAACGCTGCCAGTGAAAGTGCTCGGCTTCCTGCAGGGGCAGGTCAGCCCGCGTATCAACGTTATCGGCACCTTCGTATTTCTTGCCTCGATGACATTAGTGATCCTCGCTCAGATTCTTCTGATGAAACGTAGCGCCGTGCCGAAAGCAGGCGGCAGCGCGCCGGAGTTGGTGCCATGA
- a CDS encoding GlxA family transcriptional regulator — translation MEIRTTSKRAPKRGGPRRLSVGFILARRFTLCAFANFVDVLRLSADEGDRSRPILCGWRVLSATMDPIVSSSGIAVQPEERLGDPARFDYVVVVGGLIDEIENLHPDYVHFLHQAAVAGVPLVGVCTGAFALHRAGLMDGYKCCVSWFHHDDFLEQFDGLKPVSDQIFVIDRDRLTCSGGASSAHLAAYLVDRHVGRAQARKSLHIMIIDEAERAETPQPGIPLDLHTDDTMVKKALLLMQQTIDTPVSVEELARRLGANRRQIERHFQRTIGMAPTMAYKIMRLEYAEFLLKNSQNSVTEIAVSTGFCDSSHFIRAFRERRGVTPAAFRSNA, via the coding sequence ATGGAAATCCGGACAACATCGAAACGTGCGCCAAAACGTGGCGGCCCAAGGCGTCTTTCAGTCGGGTTCATCCTTGCCCGGCGCTTTACGCTCTGCGCTTTCGCCAATTTCGTCGACGTGCTTCGCCTCTCCGCCGATGAAGGCGACCGCAGCCGGCCGATCCTCTGCGGCTGGCGCGTGCTTTCCGCCACGATGGACCCTATCGTCTCCAGTTCGGGCATCGCGGTCCAGCCCGAGGAGCGGCTAGGCGATCCAGCCCGCTTCGACTACGTGGTGGTGGTCGGTGGATTGATCGACGAGATAGAAAACCTACACCCGGACTATGTGCATTTCTTGCATCAGGCGGCCGTCGCCGGCGTACCGCTGGTCGGCGTCTGCACCGGCGCCTTCGCTCTGCACCGCGCCGGCCTGATGGACGGCTACAAATGCTGCGTCAGCTGGTTCCACCACGACGATTTTCTTGAACAGTTCGACGGGCTGAAGCCGGTCTCCGACCAGATATTCGTCATAGATCGCGACCGGCTGACCTGTTCGGGCGGCGCGAGTTCGGCGCACCTGGCCGCCTATCTGGTCGACAGGCACGTTGGGCGCGCGCAGGCCCGAAAGAGCCTGCACATCATGATCATCGATGAGGCCGAACGGGCCGAGACGCCCCAGCCCGGCATACCGCTCGACCTTCACACCGATGACACGATGGTGAAGAAAGCGCTGCTCCTGATGCAACAGACGATCGACACGCCGGTTTCGGTCGAGGAACTCGCCCGACGGCTTGGAGCCAACCGGCGCCAGATCGAGCGTCACTTCCAGCGCACGATCGGTATGGCGCCGACAATGGCCTACAAGATCATGCGTTTGGAGTATGCCGAGTTCCTGCTTAAAAATTCACAGAATTCGGTAACGGAAATCGCCGTTTCGACCGGGTTCTGCGATTCTTCACACTTCATCCGCGCCTTCCGCGAGCGGCGTGGCGTGACGCCGGCGGCATTTCGAAGTAACGCTTAG
- a CDS encoding sarcosine oxidase subunit beta family protein: MTRFSFSALLRNAATGNKNWQPQWPDAEPKAEYDVVIVGAGGHGLGAAYYLAKEHGITNVAIIDKGWLGGGNTGRNTTIIRSNYLYDESARLYDHALDLWEGLSQELNYNVMFSQRGVMMLAHSVHDVQSFKRHIHSNRLNGVDNEWLTPEQAKAYCPPLNIASDARYPVMGAALQRRGGVARHDAVAWGYARGAAARGVDIIQNCPVTAIRRDPSGKVIGVDTPRGFIKAKKVAVSAAGHTSVVMDTAGVRLPLESFPLQALVSEPVKPIFPCVVMSNTVHAYMSQSDKGELVIGSGTDQYVSYSQRGGLPLIEHTIAAICEVFPIFTRMRMLRKWAGIVDVTPDRSPIIGKTPVPGLYVNCGWGTGGFKATPGAAHIFAHTIARDEPHPINAPYTLERFTTGRLIDEAAAAAVAH; this comes from the coding sequence ATGACCCGCTTTTCTTTTTCCGCGCTCCTGCGAAACGCCGCTACCGGCAACAAGAACTGGCAGCCGCAATGGCCGGATGCCGAACCGAAGGCCGAGTACGATGTCGTCATCGTCGGCGCCGGCGGTCATGGGCTAGGCGCTGCCTACTATCTCGCGAAGGAACATGGGATCACAAATGTCGCAATCATTGACAAGGGCTGGCTCGGCGGCGGCAACACCGGCCGCAACACCACCATCATCCGCTCCAACTACCTCTATGACGAGAGCGCGCGGCTCTACGACCACGCGCTCGACCTGTGGGAAGGGCTCAGCCAGGAGCTGAACTACAACGTCATGTTCTCACAGCGTGGCGTGATGATGCTCGCGCACTCCGTCCACGATGTACAGAGCTTCAAGCGCCATATCCATTCCAACCGACTGAACGGCGTCGACAATGAATGGCTGACGCCGGAACAGGCCAAGGCCTATTGCCCGCCGCTCAACATCGCCAGCGACGCCCGCTATCCGGTCATGGGAGCTGCCTTGCAGCGGCGCGGCGGCGTCGCCCGTCACGACGCCGTGGCTTGGGGCTACGCACGTGGCGCGGCCGCGCGTGGCGTCGACATCATTCAGAACTGCCCAGTCACGGCGATCCGCCGCGATCCGTCAGGCAAGGTCATCGGCGTCGACACGCCGCGCGGCTTCATAAAGGCGAAGAAGGTGGCGGTGTCAGCCGCCGGCCATACGTCCGTAGTGATGGACACCGCCGGGGTCCGCCTGCCGCTGGAGAGCTTTCCGCTGCAGGCGTTGGTGTCCGAACCGGTCAAGCCGATCTTCCCCTGCGTCGTCATGTCGAACACGGTGCACGCCTATATGAGCCAGTCCGACAAGGGCGAGCTGGTCATCGGCTCAGGCACCGACCAGTACGTGTCCTACAGCCAGCGCGGCGGCTTGCCGCTGATCGAGCATACGATCGCGGCGATCTGCGAGGTGTTCCCGATCTTCACCCGCATGCGAATGCTGCGCAAATGGGCGGGCATCGTCGATGTCACGCCGGACCGTTCGCCGATCATCGGCAAGACACCGGTGCCCGGCCTCTATGTTAATTGCGGCTGGGGCACCGGCGGCTTCAAGGCGACGCCGGGCGCCGCCCATATCTTCGCCCACACCATCGCCCGAGACGAGCCGCATCCGATCAACGCGCCTTATACGCTCGAACGCTTCACCACCGGCCGGCTGATCGACGAGGCCGCCGCCGCCGCCGTCGCGCATTGA
- a CDS encoding ABC transporter permease, translating to MRKSITLYGLTFSLPMLIWQVMFFLAPLVFLIALSFWTVRNFRMEPDFNPDNWVRMLGRGVFWDAYFRTLILSTAASVITSVLAFPCAYGIAFKLSETARRWAVFLMVIPFFTSYLVRVYSWQIFLSDNGIINALLAKAGIGPFGMLNSVFGTMIGYLTLSFPLVVLLQLFSLMFVDRTLLEAAHNLRCGRLRTVFEVVVPAAKVGLVIAALFCFILTFGDFVSPLYLGGGDPPTLSILITDTTKSGQQWPRAAVIALTMIATLLAVAFAAVTYAYRERGR from the coding sequence ATGCGGAAATCGATTACCCTCTATGGACTGACATTCTCGCTGCCGATGTTGATCTGGCAAGTGATGTTCTTCCTGGCGCCGCTGGTCTTCCTGATCGCGCTGAGCTTCTGGACGGTCCGGAATTTCCGGATGGAGCCGGATTTCAATCCGGACAACTGGGTCAGGATGCTTGGCCGCGGCGTCTTCTGGGACGCTTATTTCCGCACGCTTATCCTGTCAACGGCGGCCTCGGTCATCACCAGTGTGCTCGCCTTTCCCTGCGCCTACGGCATCGCCTTCAAGCTGTCGGAAACGGCGCGGCGCTGGGCCGTGTTCCTGATGGTCATCCCGTTCTTCACCAGCTATCTGGTGCGCGTCTATTCGTGGCAAATTTTCCTGTCCGACAACGGCATCATCAATGCGCTGCTGGCAAAGGCGGGCATCGGGCCATTCGGCATGCTGAATTCGGTCTTCGGAACGATGATCGGCTACCTGACGCTGAGCTTTCCGCTGGTCGTGCTGCTGCAATTGTTCAGCCTGATGTTCGTCGACCGCACGCTGCTCGAAGCAGCACACAATCTCCGTTGCGGGCGCCTGCGCACGGTGTTCGAGGTGGTGGTGCCGGCGGCCAAGGTCGGGCTGGTGATCGCGGCGCTGTTCTGCTTCATCCTCACCTTCGGCGATTTCGTCAGCCCGCTCTATCTCGGCGGCGGCGACCCGCCGACGTTGTCCATCCTTATCACCGACACAACCAAGTCGGGCCAGCAATGGCCTCGCGCAGCGGTGATCGCCCTAACCATGATTGCGACCTTGCTGGCGGTGGCGTTCGCGGCAGTAACCTACGCCTACAGGGAGCGCGGGCGATGA
- a CDS encoding LysR substrate-binding domain-containing protein, with product MRNIVNFQTDLLRTFVSVIDLGAYTKAGDALGRTQPAISLQIRRLEELVGAPVIKQVGRTLTLTSEGEMLLSYAREMLRLNDQAASYFNRSKIAGVLRIGLPNDYAVAFLQGVITEYTSQHPGISLEIHCGWSADILDRLRADELDLAVAMVNNERSQYLSRSWIERPIWAAAEAARFDLGTGVPLAAHPEGCAYRARMIQSLDAAQIRWRVAYTGSGIAGLQNAVVNGLGVSALTRYTMLPGMRVLDDGDGFPALAEIRVGLFYKHPRLSDAGIRLVNHIVARLDEAGVSGDPVRRPIELDRQ from the coding sequence ATGCGCAACATCGTCAATTTTCAGACCGATCTGCTGCGGACCTTTGTTTCGGTCATCGATCTTGGCGCCTACACCAAGGCCGGAGATGCGCTGGGGCGCACGCAGCCGGCCATATCGCTGCAGATACGCCGGCTCGAGGAACTGGTCGGCGCGCCGGTCATCAAACAGGTCGGACGCACGCTCACTCTGACCAGCGAAGGGGAGATGCTGCTGAGCTACGCCCGCGAGATGCTGCGGCTCAACGATCAGGCTGCTTCCTATTTCAATCGGTCGAAGATAGCCGGCGTGCTCCGGATCGGCCTGCCGAACGACTATGCGGTCGCCTTCCTGCAAGGCGTGATTACTGAATATACCAGCCAGCATCCGGGCATTTCGCTGGAAATCCACTGCGGCTGGAGCGCCGACATTCTCGATCGCCTGCGCGCCGACGAACTCGATCTGGCGGTGGCGATGGTCAACAATGAGCGCTCCCAATATCTGTCGCGTTCATGGATCGAGCGGCCGATCTGGGCTGCGGCCGAAGCCGCCCGTTTTGACTTGGGAACCGGGGTGCCGCTGGCGGCGCACCCTGAAGGGTGCGCCTATCGGGCGCGGATGATCCAATCTCTGGATGCCGCACAAATCCGCTGGCGGGTCGCCTATACCGGCTCCGGCATCGCTGGGCTGCAGAATGCTGTGGTGAACGGCCTCGGCGTCAGCGCGCTCACCCGTTACACGATGCTACCAGGCATGCGCGTCCTGGACGACGGCGACGGGTTTCCAGCGCTCGCTGAAATCCGGGTCGGCTTGTTCTACAAGCATCCCCGTCTGTCAGATGCCGGAATCAGACTGGTCAATCACATCGTCGCGCGGCTCGATGAAGCCGGTGTCTCCGGCGACCCGGTACGGCGGCCGATCGAGCTAGATCGTCAATAA
- a CDS encoding sarcosine oxidase subunit delta, giving the protein MLLIHCPYCEAERPEVEFTYAGEAHVARPADPSALSDDEWKNFLFVRSNARGTHFERWRHMHGCGRFFNAVRDTVSDRFAMTYKAGMPRPTETEIKEARS; this is encoded by the coding sequence ATGCTTCTCATCCACTGCCCCTATTGCGAGGCCGAACGGCCCGAGGTCGAATTCACCTATGCCGGCGAAGCGCATGTCGCACGACCGGCCGATCCGTCCGCGCTGAGCGACGACGAATGGAAGAACTTTCTGTTTGTGCGTTCGAACGCGCGCGGCACGCATTTCGAGCGCTGGCGCCACATGCATGGCTGCGGCCGCTTCTTCAACGCGGTGCGCGATACGGTCAGCGACCGGTTCGCCATGACCTACAAGGCCGGCATGCCGCGCCCGACGGAAACCGAGATCAAGGAAGCGCGTTCATGA
- a CDS encoding ABC transporter ATP-binding protein yields the protein MTDQALVVFDGVVKRFGSFNAVERMDLEIRKGEFLAIMGSSGCGKTTTLRMLAGLEAPTEGEIRLAGKRINDLPTWRRDTPMVWQSLALFPFLTVRENVEFSLRMRGVEKAERRKRVDKWLERMQITEFADRNVAHLSGGQRQRVALARSLVTEPEILLLDEPLSALDAHLKVRMQTVLSNLQKELGITFVYVTHSQSEAFSMADRVVIMSRGRIEQIGNPQEIYRAPRTRFVAEFLGSSNVFAGKVSAANGDAIRIATPSGEFDVARNPAKALVKGDKATFVVSGDRVQLTNEKPAGGVNGMQASVVGEEFVGATAVIHLEGADGLELKAQKSHDELERLNLTPGAKIWMSWRAESSHILPGD from the coding sequence ATGACCGATCAAGCCCTTGTCGTCTTCGACGGCGTCGTCAAACGCTTCGGCAGTTTCAACGCCGTCGAACGCATGGACCTCGAAATCCGAAAGGGTGAGTTTCTCGCCATCATGGGATCGAGCGGCTGCGGCAAGACGACAACGCTGCGCATGCTGGCCGGCCTCGAAGCGCCGACCGAAGGCGAGATCCGCCTTGCGGGCAAGCGCATCAACGACTTGCCGACCTGGCGGCGCGACACACCGATGGTGTGGCAGAGCCTGGCATTGTTCCCGTTCCTGACGGTGCGCGAGAATGTAGAGTTCAGCTTGCGCATGCGGGGCGTCGAAAAGGCCGAGCGCAGGAAACGCGTCGACAAGTGGCTCGAGCGCATGCAGATCACCGAATTCGCCGATCGCAACGTGGCCCATCTTTCCGGCGGCCAGCGCCAGCGCGTGGCTCTGGCCCGTTCGCTGGTGACCGAGCCCGAAATCCTCTTGCTCGACGAGCCACTGTCGGCGCTCGACGCGCATCTTAAGGTGCGCATGCAGACCGTGTTGTCCAATCTCCAAAAAGAGCTCGGCATTACCTTCGTCTATGTCACGCATAGCCAGTCGGAAGCCTTTTCGATGGCCGACCGCGTCGTCATCATGAGCCGTGGCCGCATTGAGCAGATCGGCAACCCACAGGAGATTTATCGTGCGCCTCGAACGCGGTTCGTCGCAGAATTTCTAGGTTCATCCAATGTCTTCGCCGGCAAGGTTTCAGCGGCGAACGGCGACGCGATCAGGATCGCCACGCCTTCAGGGGAATTCGACGTGGCCCGCAATCCCGCCAAGGCGCTGGTCAAGGGCGACAAGGCGACCTTCGTCGTGTCCGGCGACCGCGTGCAACTGACCAACGAGAAGCCTGCCGGCGGCGTCAACGGCATGCAGGCCTCGGTGGTCGGCGAGGAGTTTGTCGGCGCCACCGCCGTCATTCACCTCGAGGGCGCCGACGGGCTGGAACTCAAGGCGCAGAAGAGCCACGACGAACTGGAGCGGCTGAATTTGACGCCGGGCGCCAAGATCTGGATGTCCTGGCGCGCCGAGTCGAGCCATATCTTGCCGGGCGACTAG